The genomic DNA AGCATCTTGCGGCGCTCCAGGAGGGTGCCGACGTCGAACCCCAACCCTTGATCCTCGAGGTCCTCGTCGGGGCGGGCGAATCGGCGCGAGCCGACCCATTTGAATGACGGTTTGCCGTCCATGGCGGTCCTTTCGTGGAAGCGGTACAGCTCGAGCCTAGGCACGTGGTGTGTGCGGGGGATATGGCACGCCTATGGGCTGGCTGTGAAGCGCCTGCATCGGACCTCGGCACCGCCACGCGGCAGGCCCGCGCCGAGGCGAACCTCGGCGCGGGCCTGAAGTGCGGTCGCGACCCGCGCCAGCGGGCGGGCCGGTTTAGGAGGAAACGTCCTCGAGCACCCGGGCCTCGGTGCGGGTCCGACGGCGCTCGGCGGCGTGCTTGAGCCCGGCATAGACCAGGGCGACCGCCAGGAGGGCGTACATAATGATCGTGGCCGGAGAGCCGATCAGCGCGCCCACGTCCCCCTCGGAGATCGTCAGTGCATTGCGCAGGTTGGTCTCCGCTAGCGGTCCCAAGATGACCGCGATCAGCACCGGCGCTACCGGGAAGTTGTAGCGGCGCATGAAGAAGCCGAGGATGCCGATCGCCAGCAGGAACCACAGGTCGATGATCGAGGAACTCACGGCGTAGACGCCCAGCATGGACAGCACCGTGATGCCCGCGTACAGGTATTGACGGGGGATCAGCAGGAGCTTGGCCCACACGCCAGCGAACTGCATGTTGATGATCAGCAGGATGACCAAGCCGATGAAGAACGACGCCAAGAGGGTCCAGACGAGGTCGCCGGAGCGCTCGAAGAGCAGCGGACCGGGCTGCATGCCGTACTGCTGGAACGCGGCCATCATCAGCGCCGCCGTCGCCGAAATCGGCAGGCCCAGGGAGAGCAAGGCACCCATCGCCATGCCGGCGGTCGAATTGCCTGCGGCTTCCGGGGCGGCCACGCCGTTGATCGAACCGGTGGTGCCAAACTCCGTGTCCCCGCGGCGGGCGGCCAGGCGCTTCTCCGTGCCGTAGGCCAAGAACGTGGGGATCTCCGCACCGCCTGCCGGAATGACACCGAACGGCACACCGAAGGCGGTGCCGCGCAGCCACGCCGGCAGGGCCTTGCGGAAGTCCGCGCGGCTGAGCAGCACCCGGCCGCTCGCCGGGATGCGTGCCGCGTTCGGATCGCGGTGGATGCGGGAGGCCACGTGGAGCACTTCGCCGAGGGCCAGCAGCCCGACGGTGATGACAATGATGGAGAGGCCATCAAAGAGCTGCTGGGATCCCATGGTGAAACGCGAGGTACCCGACTGCCCGTCGATGCCGATCAAGGCCAGGACCAATCCGATGCCGAGTGCGTTGAGGCCCTTGATGATCGATTCGGACACCACCGAGGAGATGGCCACGAACGCGAAGACCGCCAGGGCGAAGTACTCGGCTGGGCCGAACGCGGTGGCCATCTTGACCAGATACGGGGCGAAGAAGACCACCAGCGTGGTGGCGATGAGGCCGCCGATGAAGGCGCCCATGGCCGCCGTCGCGAGGGCTCGCGCGGCCTGGCCGGACTTGGCCAGCCGGTGCCCCTCAAAGGTGGTGGCGATGGCCGATCCGGCGCCGGGGGTGTTCAACAGGATGCCGGCCGTCGAGTCGCCGAACATGCCGCCGAAGTAGATTCCGGCGAACATAATGAAGGCCGCCGTCGGGTCCAAACTGAAGGTGACCGGTAGCAGCAGGGCCACGGCCATGGAGGAGCCGAAGCCGGGCAGGACGCCGACGGCGGTGCCGAGCAGCGCGCCGATGAGCACCCACAGTAGGTTCGCGAGCGTGAAG from Zhihengliuella flava includes the following:
- a CDS encoding tripartite tricarboxylate transporter permease; this encodes MEQLSFLMEGFAGAFTLANLLWVLIGALLGTAVGVLPGFGSSMAVALLLPVTFSLDPTAAFIMFAGIYFGGMFGDSTAGILLNTPGAGSAIATTFEGHRLAKSGQAARALATAAMGAFIGGLIATTLVVFFAPYLVKMATAFGPAEYFALAVFAFVAISSVVSESIIKGLNALGIGLVLALIGIDGQSGTSRFTMGSQQLFDGLSIIVITVGLLALGEVLHVASRIHRDPNAARIPASGRVLLSRADFRKALPAWLRGTAFGVPFGVIPAGGAEIPTFLAYGTEKRLAARRGDTEFGTTGSINGVAAPEAAGNSTAGMAMGALLSLGLPISATAALMMAAFQQYGMQPGPLLFERSGDLVWTLLASFFIGLVILLIINMQFAGVWAKLLLIPRQYLYAGITVLSMLGVYAVSSSIIDLWFLLAIGILGFFMRRYNFPVAPVLIAVILGPLAETNLRNALTISEGDVGALIGSPATIIMYALLAVALVYAGLKHAAERRRTRTEARVLEDVSS